A single Struthio camelus isolate bStrCam1 chromosome 8, bStrCam1.hap1, whole genome shotgun sequence DNA region contains:
- the HEBP2 gene encoding heme-binding protein 2, translating into MIKSFKQIFLSLDLQSPRWSSAETVAKDYELRQYETAKWVSTVIRGETQKEAMRQGFWKLFHYIQGKNEKEMKIDMTVPVTCLIKSGCADFKISFFLPFEHQDSPPQPTDSEVFVEERKGASIFVRSFGGFASPEKYAEEAEALARILRNRGQLFHEDFFYTAGYDSPFKLFNRHNEVWYFKK; encoded by the exons ATGATCAAATCCTTCAAGCAAATATTCCTGTCCCTGGATCTGCAGTCCCCTCGGTGGAGCTCAGCAGAGACTGTG GCAAAGGATTACGAACTGCGCCAGTACGAGACAGCCAAGTGGGTTAGCACTGTCATCAGGGGAGAGACCCAGAAGGAGGCGATGCGCCAGGGCTTCTGGAAACTCTTCCACTATATCCAAGGGAAGAACGAGAAAG aaatgaAGATTGATATGACTGTCCCAGTGACATGTCTGATAAAGTCTGGCTGTGCAGACTTCAAGATCTCTTTCTTTTTGCCATTTGAACATCAGGACTCCCCACCACAGCCCACTGATTCAGAGGTGTTCGTTGAAGAACGAAAGGGAGCAAGCATCTTTGTCAG GTCCTTTGGTGGTTTTGCCTCACCCGAGAAATACGCTGAGGAAGCTGAAGCATTGGCCAGAATCCTGAGAAACAGAGGCCAGCTATTCCATGAAGACTTCTTCTACACCGCAGGCTATGACAGTCCCTTCAAGCTCTTCAACAGGCACAACGAAGTGTGGTATTTTAAGAAGtaa
- the ZBTB37 gene encoding zinc finger and BTB domain-containing protein 37 isoform X1, with protein MLLFSFFSFFPKGKGAKSFKTFLLHQKKKGRQKGTNSVPPLCMLLLPLQGCTPAAGTAMEKSGNIQLEIPDFSNSVLSHLNQLRMQGRLCDIVVNVQGQAFRAHKVVLAASSPYFRDHMSLNEMSTVSISVIKNPSVFEQLLSFCYTGRICLQLADIISYLTAASFLQMQHIIDKCTQILEGIHFKINVAEVEAELSQTRTKHQERPPESHRVTPNLNRSLSPRHNTPKGSRLGQVSTVLDIRELSPPEESTSPQIIEQSSDVESREPILRINRAGQWYVETGVGDRGGRTDDDVRVLGGVRIKTENLEEWLGAENQPSGEDGSSAEEVTAMVIDTTGHGSMGQETYALGSSGAKVVRPTSSEIDRFSPSGSMVAVTERYRSKSESPGRMDEPKQPCSQGEESAMIGVSGYVEYLREQEVSERWFRYNPRLTCIYCAKSFNQKGSLDRHMRLHMGITPFVCRMCGKKYTRKDQLEYHIRKHTGNKPFHCHVCGKSFPFQAILNQHFRKNHPGCMPLEGPHSISPETTVTSRGQAEEESPPQEEAIAVGETAQGSVSTTGPD; from the exons atgctacttttttctttcttttctttctttccaaagggGAAGGGGGCAAAAAGTTTTAAGACCTTCTTActacatcagaagaaaaaaggaaggcagaagggTACCAACTCCGTTCCCCCCCTTTGCATGTTACTTTTACCGTTACAG GGTTGTACGCCTGCAGCTGGGACAGCCATGGAGAAGAGTGGGAACATTCAGCTGGAGATTCCTGACTTCAGCAACTCTGTCCTGAGCCACCTGAATCAGTTACGCATGCAGGGCCGCTTGTGTGACATCGTGGTCAATGTGCAGGGGCAAGCTTTCCGCGCTCACAAGGTGGTGCTGGCTGCCAGCTCGCCCTACTTCCGCGACCACATGTCCTTGAATGAAATGAGCACCGTTTCCATTTCTGTGATCAAGAACCCTTCTGTTTTTGAGCAGCTCCTTTCCTTTTGTTACACCGGCAGGATTTGTCTGCAGCTGGCTGACATCATAAGTTACCTAACGGCTGCCAGTTTCTTGCAGATGCAGCACATCATAGACAAATGCACGCAGATTCTTGAGGGAATTCACTTCAAAATTAACGTGGCAGAGGTGGAAGCAGAACTGAGCCAGACCAGGACAAAGCATCAGGAGAGACCTCCAGAGTCGCACCGGGTGACGCCAAATCTAAACCGTTCTCTGAGCCCCCGTCacaacaccccgaaaggcagtcgcctGGGCCAGGTGAGCACGGTGCTGGACATTCGGGAGCTCAGCCCTCCAGAGGAGTCCACCAGCCCCCAGATAATTGAGCAGAGCTCGGACGTGGAAAGCAGGGAGCCCATACTACGGATTAACAGAGCAGGACAGTGGTATGTTGAGACAGGAGTGGGAGACCGCGGCGGACGGACCGACGACGACGTCCGGGTTCTGGGAGGAGTGCGCATTAAAACGGAGAACCTGGAGGAGTGGCTGGGGGCAGAGAATCAGCCATCGGGAGAAGATGGGAGCAGTGCCGAGGAGGTTACTGCTATGGTGATTGACACCACGGGTCATGGATCAATGGGCCAAGAGACGTACGCATTAGGGTCCTCAGGGGCCAAAGTGGTCAGGCCGACCAGCAGTGAGATTGACAG ATTTAGCCCTTCTGGCAGCATGGTTGCTGTGACTGAGCGGTACAGGTCAAAAAGCGAGTCTCCCGGGCGGATGGATGAGCCCAAGCAGCCCTGTTCCCAG GGGGAGGAATCGGCCATGATTGGGGTGAGCGGCTACGTGGAATATCTCCGGGAACAGGAAGTTTCGGAGCGTTGGTTCCGGTACAACCCACGGCTCACTTGTATTTACTGCGCCAAATCCTTTAACCAGAAAGGCAGCCTGGACCGGCACATGCGTCTGCACATGGGCATCACACCTTTTGTCTGCCGCATGTGCGGGAAGAAGTACACCCGCAAGGATCAGCTGGAGTATCACATCCGCAAGCACACGGGCAACAAGCCTTTTCATTGCCACGTCTGCGGCAAAAGCTTCCCTTTCCAGGCCATCCTCAACCAGCACTTTCGCAAGAACCACCCTGGCTGTATGCCTCTGGAGGGGCCTCACAGCATTTCCCCTGAGACCACCGTCACGTCTCGGGGGCAGGCGGAGGAAGAATCTCCTCCGCAGGAGGAAGC
- the ZBTB37 gene encoding zinc finger and BTB domain-containing protein 37 isoform X3 → MLLLPLQGCTPAAGTAMEKSGNIQLEIPDFSNSVLSHLNQLRMQGRLCDIVVNVQGQAFRAHKVVLAASSPYFRDHMSLNEMSTVSISVIKNPSVFEQLLSFCYTGRICLQLADIISYLTAASFLQMQHIIDKCTQILEGIHFKINVAEVEAELSQTRTKHQERPPESHRVTPNLNRSLSPRHNTPKGSRLGQVSTVLDIRELSPPEESTSPQIIEQSSDVESREPILRINRAGQWYVETGVGDRGGRTDDDVRVLGGVRIKTENLEEWLGAENQPSGEDGSSAEEVTAMVIDTTGHGSMGQETYALGSSGAKVVRPTSSEIDRFSPSGSMVAVTERYRSKSESPGRMDEPKQPCSQGEESAMIGVSGYVEYLREQEVSERWFRYNPRLTCIYCAKSFNQKGSLDRHMRLHMGITPFVCRMCGKKYTRKDQLEYHIRKHTGNKPFHCHVCGKSFPFQAILNQHFRKNHPGCMPLEGPHSISPETTVTSRGQAEEESPPQEEAIAVGETAQGSVSTTGPD, encoded by the exons ATGTTACTTTTACCGTTACAG GGTTGTACGCCTGCAGCTGGGACAGCCATGGAGAAGAGTGGGAACATTCAGCTGGAGATTCCTGACTTCAGCAACTCTGTCCTGAGCCACCTGAATCAGTTACGCATGCAGGGCCGCTTGTGTGACATCGTGGTCAATGTGCAGGGGCAAGCTTTCCGCGCTCACAAGGTGGTGCTGGCTGCCAGCTCGCCCTACTTCCGCGACCACATGTCCTTGAATGAAATGAGCACCGTTTCCATTTCTGTGATCAAGAACCCTTCTGTTTTTGAGCAGCTCCTTTCCTTTTGTTACACCGGCAGGATTTGTCTGCAGCTGGCTGACATCATAAGTTACCTAACGGCTGCCAGTTTCTTGCAGATGCAGCACATCATAGACAAATGCACGCAGATTCTTGAGGGAATTCACTTCAAAATTAACGTGGCAGAGGTGGAAGCAGAACTGAGCCAGACCAGGACAAAGCATCAGGAGAGACCTCCAGAGTCGCACCGGGTGACGCCAAATCTAAACCGTTCTCTGAGCCCCCGTCacaacaccccgaaaggcagtcgcctGGGCCAGGTGAGCACGGTGCTGGACATTCGGGAGCTCAGCCCTCCAGAGGAGTCCACCAGCCCCCAGATAATTGAGCAGAGCTCGGACGTGGAAAGCAGGGAGCCCATACTACGGATTAACAGAGCAGGACAGTGGTATGTTGAGACAGGAGTGGGAGACCGCGGCGGACGGACCGACGACGACGTCCGGGTTCTGGGAGGAGTGCGCATTAAAACGGAGAACCTGGAGGAGTGGCTGGGGGCAGAGAATCAGCCATCGGGAGAAGATGGGAGCAGTGCCGAGGAGGTTACTGCTATGGTGATTGACACCACGGGTCATGGATCAATGGGCCAAGAGACGTACGCATTAGGGTCCTCAGGGGCCAAAGTGGTCAGGCCGACCAGCAGTGAGATTGACAG ATTTAGCCCTTCTGGCAGCATGGTTGCTGTGACTGAGCGGTACAGGTCAAAAAGCGAGTCTCCCGGGCGGATGGATGAGCCCAAGCAGCCCTGTTCCCAG GGGGAGGAATCGGCCATGATTGGGGTGAGCGGCTACGTGGAATATCTCCGGGAACAGGAAGTTTCGGAGCGTTGGTTCCGGTACAACCCACGGCTCACTTGTATTTACTGCGCCAAATCCTTTAACCAGAAAGGCAGCCTGGACCGGCACATGCGTCTGCACATGGGCATCACACCTTTTGTCTGCCGCATGTGCGGGAAGAAGTACACCCGCAAGGATCAGCTGGAGTATCACATCCGCAAGCACACGGGCAACAAGCCTTTTCATTGCCACGTCTGCGGCAAAAGCTTCCCTTTCCAGGCCATCCTCAACCAGCACTTTCGCAAGAACCACCCTGGCTGTATGCCTCTGGAGGGGCCTCACAGCATTTCCCCTGAGACCACCGTCACGTCTCGGGGGCAGGCGGAGGAAGAATCTCCTCCGCAGGAGGAAGC
- the ZBTB37 gene encoding zinc finger and BTB domain-containing protein 37 isoform X2 produces the protein MEKSGNIQLEIPDFSNSVLSHLNQLRMQGRLCDIVVNVQGQAFRAHKVVLAASSPYFRDHMSLNEMSTVSISVIKNPSVFEQLLSFCYTGRICLQLADIISYLTAASFLQMQHIIDKCTQILEGIHFKINVAEVEAELSQTRTKHQERPPESHRVTPNLNRSLSPRHNTPKGSRLGQVSTVLDIRELSPPEESTSPQIIEQSSDVESREPILRINRAGQWYVETGVGDRGGRTDDDVRVLGGVRIKTENLEEWLGAENQPSGEDGSSAEEVTAMVIDTTGHGSMGQETYALGSSGAKVVRPTSSEIDRFSPSGSMVAVTERYRSKSESPGRMDEPKQPCSQGEESAMIGVSGYVEYLREQEVSERWFRYNPRLTCIYCAKSFNQKGSLDRHMRLHMGITPFVCRMCGKKYTRKDQLEYHIRKHTGNKPFHCHVCGKSFPFQAILNQHFRKNHPGCMPLEGPHSISPETTVTSRGQAEEESPPQEEAIAVGETAQGSVSTTGPD, from the exons ATGGAGAAGAGTGGGAACATTCAGCTGGAGATTCCTGACTTCAGCAACTCTGTCCTGAGCCACCTGAATCAGTTACGCATGCAGGGCCGCTTGTGTGACATCGTGGTCAATGTGCAGGGGCAAGCTTTCCGCGCTCACAAGGTGGTGCTGGCTGCCAGCTCGCCCTACTTCCGCGACCACATGTCCTTGAATGAAATGAGCACCGTTTCCATTTCTGTGATCAAGAACCCTTCTGTTTTTGAGCAGCTCCTTTCCTTTTGTTACACCGGCAGGATTTGTCTGCAGCTGGCTGACATCATAAGTTACCTAACGGCTGCCAGTTTCTTGCAGATGCAGCACATCATAGACAAATGCACGCAGATTCTTGAGGGAATTCACTTCAAAATTAACGTGGCAGAGGTGGAAGCAGAACTGAGCCAGACCAGGACAAAGCATCAGGAGAGACCTCCAGAGTCGCACCGGGTGACGCCAAATCTAAACCGTTCTCTGAGCCCCCGTCacaacaccccgaaaggcagtcgcctGGGCCAGGTGAGCACGGTGCTGGACATTCGGGAGCTCAGCCCTCCAGAGGAGTCCACCAGCCCCCAGATAATTGAGCAGAGCTCGGACGTGGAAAGCAGGGAGCCCATACTACGGATTAACAGAGCAGGACAGTGGTATGTTGAGACAGGAGTGGGAGACCGCGGCGGACGGACCGACGACGACGTCCGGGTTCTGGGAGGAGTGCGCATTAAAACGGAGAACCTGGAGGAGTGGCTGGGGGCAGAGAATCAGCCATCGGGAGAAGATGGGAGCAGTGCCGAGGAGGTTACTGCTATGGTGATTGACACCACGGGTCATGGATCAATGGGCCAAGAGACGTACGCATTAGGGTCCTCAGGGGCCAAAGTGGTCAGGCCGACCAGCAGTGAGATTGACAG ATTTAGCCCTTCTGGCAGCATGGTTGCTGTGACTGAGCGGTACAGGTCAAAAAGCGAGTCTCCCGGGCGGATGGATGAGCCCAAGCAGCCCTGTTCCCAG GGGGAGGAATCGGCCATGATTGGGGTGAGCGGCTACGTGGAATATCTCCGGGAACAGGAAGTTTCGGAGCGTTGGTTCCGGTACAACCCACGGCTCACTTGTATTTACTGCGCCAAATCCTTTAACCAGAAAGGCAGCCTGGACCGGCACATGCGTCTGCACATGGGCATCACACCTTTTGTCTGCCGCATGTGCGGGAAGAAGTACACCCGCAAGGATCAGCTGGAGTATCACATCCGCAAGCACACGGGCAACAAGCCTTTTCATTGCCACGTCTGCGGCAAAAGCTTCCCTTTCCAGGCCATCCTCAACCAGCACTTTCGCAAGAACCACCCTGGCTGTATGCCTCTGGAGGGGCCTCACAGCATTTCCCCTGAGACCACCGTCACGTCTCGGGGGCAGGCGGAGGAAGAATCTCCTCCGCAGGAGGAAGC